A genome region from Glycine max cultivar Williams 82 chromosome 5, Glycine_max_v4.0, whole genome shotgun sequence includes the following:
- the LOC100796213 gene encoding homeobox-leucine zipper protein ATHB-6 (The sequence of the model RefSeq protein was modified relative to this genomic sequence to represent the inferred CDS: added 6 bases not found in genome assembly), with protein sequence MKRLGSSDTLGALMTICPPTDEHSPRNNHVYGKEFQSMLEGLDEEGCVEEAGHHSEKKRRLNVDQVKALEKNFEVENKLEPDRKVKLAQELGLQPRQVAVWFQNRRARWKTKQLERDYGVLKANYGSLKLNFDTLQQDNEALLKQIKELKSRLVQEENNNNTESDVSVKEEMIATLQDSNPLCESAIPGSDSKELSYECFNKSDEVGGGSVFPVDFKDGSSDSDSSAILNEENNNHSPNNNAAISSCGVLQSHGLLSSPSSSSMNNCFQFQKQYQTTTQYVKMEEHNFLSADEACNFFSDEQAPTLQWYCSEEWS encoded by the exons ATGAAGAGACTTGGCAGTTCGGATACACTGGGTGCTCTCATGACGATTTGTCCACCAAcag ACGAACACAGTCCGAGGAACAACCACGTGTATGGGAAGGAGTTCCAGTCCATGCTGGAAGGACTCGACGAAGAAGGGTGCGTGGAAGAAGCAGGGCACCACTCTGAGAAGAAACGACGACTAAACGTAGATCAGGTGAAGGCCTTGGAGAAGAACTTCGAAGTAGAGAACAAACTGGAACCTGACCGAAAGGTGAAGCTCGCGCAAGAACTCGGCTTGCAACCAAGACAAGTTGCGGTTTGGTTCCAAAACCGCCGTGCCAGATGGAAAACAAAGCAATTGGAAAGAGATTACGGCGTCCTCAAAGCCAATTACGGATCACTTAAACTTAACTTTGACACCCTCCAACAAGACAACGAAGCCTTACTCAAACAG ATAAAGGAATTGAAATCGAGGCTGGTGCAAGaagagaacaacaacaacactgaAAGCGATGTTTCGGTGAAGGAAGAGATGATAGCCACTCTGCAGGATAGTAACCCGCTCTGTGAATCCGCCATTCCTGGATCGGACTCGAAGGAGTTGAGTTACGAGTGTTTCAACAAGAGTGATGAGGTGGGAGGGGGTTCTGTGTTCCCTGTGGATTTCAAAGATGGGTCTTCTGATAGCGACTCAAGTGCGATCTTGAACGAGGAGAACAACAACCACAGCCCCAACAACAACGCGGCGATTTCGTCGTGTGGGGTTCTGCAAAGTCACGGGCTTTTGTCGTCGCCTTCTTCTTCGTCGATGAACAACTGTTTCCAGTTCCAGAAACAGTACCAGACGACGACGCAGTACGTGAAGATGGAGGAGCACAATTTTCTCAGCGCCGACGAGGCCTGCAATTTCTTCTCGGACGAACAAGCACCAACTCTGCAGTGGTACTGTTCAGAGGAATGG